Proteins co-encoded in one Armatimonadota bacterium genomic window:
- the recO gene encoding DNA repair protein RecO, whose translation MGLYTLEGVVLRRRNLGEADRLVVLFSRERGKVTVVARGARRPRSRLGGRLEPPARVRALVAEGRTLDVLAQVDVLDAYPALRQDLDRVATTALVLELVDRALADRQPHPDVYRLLLEALELLVQGGGDLACAWFLARLLVLTGHRPAVGRCAVCGARTRGPVAWSAALGGSLDAACRQHDPQAFPLDGRTVGLLAFLLDARPSAVRRLRPPTRDLVAATRALHQMAEAVWEVRLRAPAVVGRLRETAPPYGIRADGSGP comes from the coding sequence GTGGGTCTGTACACGCTGGAAGGCGTGGTGCTGCGTCGGCGGAATCTGGGCGAGGCCGACCGCCTGGTCGTGCTCTTCTCCCGCGAGCGGGGGAAGGTGACGGTGGTAGCGCGTGGCGCCCGGCGCCCCCGCAGTCGGCTGGGCGGCCGCCTGGAGCCGCCCGCGCGCGTCCGCGCCCTGGTGGCGGAGGGGCGCACCCTCGACGTGCTGGCGCAGGTCGACGTGCTCGACGCCTACCCGGCGCTGCGGCAGGACCTGGACCGCGTGGCGACCACCGCGCTGGTGCTGGAGCTGGTGGACCGCGCTCTGGCCGACCGCCAGCCGCATCCAGACGTCTACCGGCTGCTGCTGGAAGCCCTGGAGCTCCTGGTCCAAGGGGGCGGCGACCTGGCCTGCGCGTGGTTCCTGGCGCGCCTGCTGGTGCTCACGGGACACCGCCCGGCGGTCGGACGCTGTGCGGTGTGCGGCGCCCGCACGCGCGGGCCGGTGGCGTGGAGCGCAGCGCTGGGTGGCAGCCTGGACGCCGCGTGCAGGCAGCACGACCCGCAGGCGTTCCCCCTGGATGGGCGCACTGTAGGACTGCTGGCGTTCCTCCTGGACGCGCGGCCATCCGCGGTGCGCAGGCTGCGGCCGCCCACACGCGACCTGGTCGCCGCCACCCGTGCGCTCCATCAGATGGCCGAGGCGGTCTGGGAGGTGCGCCTGCGGGCGCCGGCCGTCGTCGGGCGCCTACGGGAGACCGCACCCCCCTACGGGATCCGCGCCGACGGCTCCGGGCCTTGA
- a CDS encoding glycine--tRNA ligase subunit alpha, which produces MRTFQELILALHRFWGARGCVLEEPYDVEVGAGTMHPATFFGALGPQPWRVAYVQPSRRPVDGRYGDNPNRLYRHYQYQVVLKPPPNDVQALYLRSLERLGLVLAHHDVRFLEDDWEAPTLGAWGVGWQVFLDGLEITQFTYFQQMGGFDVEPVAVELTYGLERLAMYLQRRAWVYDVVWAPGVTYGAVRRAEEREYSAHGFEHADIQTLWRLFDAHEAEARRLLEIPLVRPAYDEVLKCSHLFNLLEARGAISVAQRVELMGRTRALARACAAAYLNRLADAQAAAAGGTGGA; this is translated from the coding sequence GTGCGGACGTTTCAGGAGCTGATCTTGGCCCTGCACCGGTTCTGGGGCGCGCGCGGGTGCGTGCTCGAGGAGCCCTACGACGTCGAGGTCGGGGCCGGCACGATGCACCCGGCGACGTTCTTTGGCGCGCTGGGACCGCAGCCCTGGCGCGTCGCCTACGTGCAACCCAGCCGGCGCCCCGTGGACGGCCGGTACGGCGACAACCCCAACCGGCTGTACCGGCACTACCAGTACCAGGTCGTGCTCAAGCCGCCGCCGAACGACGTCCAGGCGCTCTACCTCCGCAGCCTCGAGCGGCTGGGCCTGGTGCTGGCGCACCACGACGTGCGCTTCCTGGAGGACGACTGGGAAGCGCCGACGCTGGGTGCGTGGGGCGTGGGGTGGCAGGTGTTCCTCGACGGTCTGGAGATCACCCAGTTCACGTACTTCCAGCAGATGGGCGGCTTCGACGTGGAGCCGGTGGCGGTGGAGCTCACCTACGGGCTGGAGCGCCTGGCCATGTACCTGCAGCGGCGGGCCTGGGTGTACGACGTCGTGTGGGCGCCGGGGGTGACGTACGGGGCGGTGCGCCGGGCGGAAGAGCGCGAGTACTCCGCGCACGGGTTCGAGCATGCCGACATCCAGACCCTGTGGCGGCTGTTTGACGCGCACGAGGCCGAGGCGCGGCGGCTCCTGGAGATCCCTCTGGTGCGGCCCGCCTACGACGAGGTGCTGAAGTGCTCGCACCTGTTCAACCTCCTGGAGGCGCGGGGCGCCATCAGCGTCGCGCAGCGGGTGGAGCTCATGGGACGCACCCGGGCCCTGGCGCGCGCGTGTGCGGCCGCCTACCTCAACCGGCTAGCCGACGCGCAGGCCGCCGCGGCGGGAGGCACCGGTGGTGCCTGA
- a CDS encoding divalent metal cation transporter: protein MRGLGRRWTALMAFLAVAGPGIITAAVDNDANGIATYSTAGAQFGYALLWTLPLAAVALVVVQEMTARMGSVTGLGLADLIREQFGVRVTTAIMAVLVVANWANTIGNFAGVAGSLEIFRLPRLVGIPVVAAVVALLVLRGGYRLIERVFLGASALYVLYAISAVLARPDWSAVSRAAVVPTVRLDREYLYLLIALIGTTIAPWMQFYQQAAVVDKGLTAGDLRLERADTALGALVTALVAGSIIVATAATLHPAGIVVARAEDAARALAPLAGIYASALFAVGLLNAAVFSVAIIPLSTAYSVCEAFGWEAGLDRSPRQAPVFYGLFLAVLITSALAVLWPGLPLIPVMVFSQALNGVLLPAVLVAMLRLVNDRRLLGEHVNGSVANAIAGTVTAALVVLTLALLVWSL, encoded by the coding sequence GTGCGGGGCCTTGGGCGCCGCTGGACGGCGCTGATGGCGTTCCTTGCGGTGGCGGGGCCGGGGATCATCACCGCGGCGGTGGACAACGACGCCAACGGCATCGCCACGTACTCGACCGCGGGCGCGCAGTTCGGCTACGCGTTGCTGTGGACCCTGCCCCTGGCGGCGGTGGCGCTGGTCGTCGTGCAGGAGATGACCGCGCGGATGGGATCGGTGACCGGCCTGGGGCTGGCGGACCTGATCCGCGAGCAGTTCGGCGTGCGGGTCACCACGGCGATCATGGCCGTCCTGGTGGTGGCCAACTGGGCCAATACCATCGGGAACTTCGCGGGCGTGGCCGGGAGCCTGGAGATCTTCCGCTTGCCGCGGCTGGTGGGCATCCCCGTCGTGGCCGCGGTGGTGGCGCTGCTGGTGCTGCGCGGCGGCTACCGGCTCATCGAGCGCGTCTTCCTGGGTGCGTCGGCGCTGTACGTCCTCTACGCCATTTCGGCCGTCCTGGCCCGGCCCGACTGGTCCGCGGTGTCGCGGGCCGCCGTCGTGCCCACGGTGCGGCTCGACCGGGAGTACCTCTACCTGCTGATCGCCCTGATCGGCACCACCATCGCGCCGTGGATGCAGTTCTACCAGCAGGCGGCCGTGGTGGACAAAGGGCTCACGGCGGGCGACCTGCGGCTGGAACGGGCGGATACGGCGCTGGGCGCGCTGGTCACGGCGCTGGTAGCCGGGTCGATCATCGTCGCCACGGCGGCCACGCTGCACCCGGCCGGCATCGTCGTCGCGCGCGCCGAGGACGCAGCGCGGGCGCTGGCGCCGCTGGCCGGGATCTACGCGTCGGCGTTGTTCGCGGTGGGGCTGCTGAACGCCGCCGTCTTCTCGGTGGCGATCATCCCCCTCTCGACGGCGTACAGCGTCTGTGAGGCGTTCGGCTGGGAAGCGGGGCTCGATCGGTCTCCCCGCCAGGCGCCCGTCTTCTACGGGCTGTTCCTGGCCGTGCTGATCACCAGCGCGCTCGCGGTCCTCTGGCCGGGCCTGCCGTTGATTCCCGTCATGGTCTTCTCCCAGGCCTTGAACGGTGTGCTGCTCCCCGCGGTGCTGGTGGCCATGCTGCGCCTGGTCAACGACCGGCGCCTGCTGGGCGAGCACGTGAACGGCTCCGTGGCCAACGCCATCGCCGGCACGGTGACGGCCGCGCTGGTGGTGCTGACGCTGGCGCTGCTCGTGTGGAGCCTGTAG
- a CDS encoding diacylglycerol kinase family protein: MKHSLGESLQFAGRGLQDAWRSQRTMRIHVVAAVAVGAAGLWLGVSPAETGVLLLTVAAVLAAELFNTAVEVLVDLVVGTQHHELARRAKDLSAAAVLVAAAAAVGVGLVVLAGPALAALRGGARAGPTVVRLLAAALLVVVAIAAVAAVRAPRPASVSAPARGSARPPML; encoded by the coding sequence ATGAAGCACTCATTGGGGGAGAGCCTCCAGTTCGCCGGACGCGGCCTCCAGGATGCGTGGCGGTCGCAGCGGACCATGCGGATCCACGTCGTCGCCGCCGTGGCGGTCGGCGCCGCGGGCCTGTGGCTGGGCGTCTCCCCGGCGGAGACCGGCGTGCTGCTGCTCACCGTGGCGGCCGTGCTGGCCGCGGAACTGTTCAACACCGCCGTGGAGGTCCTGGTGGATCTCGTCGTGGGCACGCAGCACCACGAGCTGGCGCGGCGCGCCAAGGACCTCAGCGCCGCCGCGGTGCTGGTCGCGGCGGCAGCGGCGGTCGGGGTAGGCCTCGTGGTGCTGGCTGGCCCCGCGCTGGCTGCGCTGCGTGGCGGTGCGCGCGCGGGCCCAACGGTCGTGCGGCTGCTGGCGGCGGCGCTCCTGGTCGTCGTCGCCATCGCGGCCGTGGCGGCGGTGCGCGCCCCGCGCCCCGCGTCGGTGTCGGCTCCCGCGCGCGGATCCGCCCGGCCACCTATGCTATAA
- the ybeY gene encoding rRNA maturation RNase YbeY, with product MHLVTHRVRGRLPRRAVLAAARAALRATRAPADAEVEIALVDDATIARLHRRYLGRRGATDVLTFPDDGAPVLGEIVISVDRARAQAAAVRHALRRELALLVIHGVLHLRGYDDRTSVAAARMHRRAAAILAMLDRRARRARRSR from the coding sequence GTGCACCTGGTCACCCATCGCGTACGCGGCCGGCTACCGCGACGGGCCGTCCTCGCCGCGGCCCGGGCGGCACTCCGGGCCACAAGGGCCCCGGCAGATGCCGAGGTGGAGATCGCCCTGGTGGACGACGCCACGATTGCCCGGCTGCACCGCCGCTACCTGGGCCGTCGGGGCGCCACCGACGTGCTGACGTTTCCCGACGACGGGGCCCCGGTGCTGGGCGAGATCGTGATCTCCGTGGACCGCGCGCGGGCGCAGGCGGCCGCCGTGCGCCATGCGCTGCGGCGGGAGCTGGCGTTGCTGGTGATCCACGGCGTGCTGCACCTGCGTGGGTACGACGACCGCACCTCGGTGGCCGCCGCGCGCATGCATCGCCGGGCCGCGGCGATCCTGGCCATGCTCGACCGGCGTGCCCGCCGTGCGCGGAGGAGCCGATGA
- a CDS encoding cytidine deaminase, with the protein MAPAPRRGGRGAAMGPRAAVRRAAATPQSRGVSLHPRQVAALVRAARRVRLRAHAPYSRFPVGAAVLTASGAIVTGCNVESASYGLSICAERAAVAHAVASGHRRLRAVAVAARPAAMPCGACRQVLHEFGVETVVVVAPRGAPRLYRLPDLLAHPFGPAGMR; encoded by the coding sequence ATGGCCCCCGCGCCCCGCCGCGGCGGCCGCGGCGCCGCCATGGGGCCCCGGGCCGCGGTGCGCCGTGCGGCAGCAACCCCACAGAGCCGGGGCGTCTCGCTGCACCCCAGGCAGGTCGCAGCCCTGGTGCGTGCCGCCCGCCGCGTCCGCCTGCGGGCCCACGCTCCCTACTCGCGGTTTCCGGTGGGGGCCGCGGTGCTGACCGCGTCTGGTGCCATCGTGACGGGGTGCAACGTCGAGTCGGCGTCCTACGGCCTGTCGATCTGCGCCGAGCGCGCGGCCGTGGCACACGCCGTGGCCAGCGGCCACCGGCGGCTGCGGGCGGTCGCGGTCGCGGCCCGGCCGGCGGCGATGCCGTGTGGCGCCTGCCGGCAGGTGCTCCACGAGTTCGGCGTCGAGACCGTCGTCGTGGTGGCGCCGCGCGGGGCACCCCGCCTCTACCGGCTGCCCGACCTGCTGGCGCACCCGTTCGGGCCTGCCGGCATGCGGTGA
- a CDS encoding hemolysin family protein — protein MDASSTSPGSYGVELVLLGLLLALSAFFSGAESALRAAGWLRPQRPEDGRGRARATARSLDDPARVLSVLAVGTAMAHTALAVVATAALVRLLGPGRGPLYAFVATTLVVLVAAKIAPASIAARHADRIAAWVAPPVRALAWLLGPVVRAVALPASLLVRPFGAHVQRDAPLGAQEDLQLLVRMGDEQGVLEQEEREMIHSIFQFGDTVVREVMTPRIDMVGVEADAPVETLLDVVREHGYSRIPVYHETVDQIVGVVHVKDLLTASREGRLRGVARDFARPAFFVPDSKRLDDLFREMRRKRVHMAIVVDEYGGTAGLVTIEDLLEEIVGPIQDEYDAEEPPIRVLDERVALVDGRVHLEEVNAALGLHLPAGEVDSLGGFVYTLLGHVPAQGERVTYDGVELAVERVDGNRIALVKVTKAEPAPTSQD, from the coding sequence TTGGACGCGTCAAGTACCTCACCGGGCAGCTACGGCGTCGAGCTGGTGCTCCTCGGCCTGTTGCTGGCGCTGTCGGCGTTCTTCTCGGGCGCCGAGAGCGCGCTGCGAGCCGCTGGCTGGCTGCGGCCGCAACGGCCCGAGGACGGGCGCGGGCGGGCGCGGGCGACGGCGAGGTCGCTCGACGATCCCGCGCGGGTGTTGTCGGTGCTGGCGGTGGGTACCGCCATGGCGCACACCGCCCTCGCCGTCGTCGCGACGGCCGCCCTGGTCCGGCTGCTGGGGCCGGGGCGCGGCCCCCTGTATGCGTTCGTGGCGACCACGCTGGTGGTGTTGGTCGCCGCGAAGATCGCGCCCGCGAGCATCGCCGCCCGCCACGCCGACCGCATCGCCGCATGGGTCGCGCCGCCGGTGCGGGCGCTGGCCTGGCTGCTGGGGCCGGTGGTGCGTGCGGTGGCGCTCCCGGCGAGCCTGCTGGTGCGGCCGTTTGGTGCCCACGTGCAGCGCGATGCGCCCCTGGGGGCGCAGGAGGACCTCCAGCTCCTGGTGCGCATGGGAGACGAGCAGGGCGTGCTGGAGCAGGAGGAACGGGAGATGATCCATTCCATCTTCCAGTTCGGCGACACCGTGGTGCGCGAGGTCATGACGCCGCGCATCGACATGGTGGGCGTCGAGGCCGATGCGCCCGTGGAGACGCTGCTGGACGTGGTGCGCGAGCACGGCTACTCCCGCATCCCGGTCTACCACGAGACGGTGGACCAGATCGTCGGCGTGGTGCACGTCAAGGATCTGCTGACGGCCTCGCGGGAAGGCCGACTGCGGGGCGTGGCGCGTGACTTCGCGCGGCCGGCGTTCTTCGTGCCGGACAGCAAGCGGCTCGACGACCTCTTCCGCGAGATGCGCCGCAAGCGGGTGCACATGGCCATCGTGGTCGACGAGTACGGCGGCACCGCCGGGTTGGTGACGATCGAGGACCTGCTGGAGGAGATCGTGGGGCCCATCCAGGACGAGTACGACGCCGAGGAGCCGCCGATCCGGGTGCTCGACGAGCGGGTGGCGCTGGTGGACGGGCGCGTGCACCTGGAGGAGGTCAACGCCGCCCTGGGGCTCCATCTGCCGGCCGGCGAGGTGGACTCGCTGGGCGGGTTCGTCTACACCCTCCTGGGGCACGTGCCCGCGCAGGGCGAGCGGGTCACCTACGATGGCGTGGAGCTGGCGGTCGAGCGCGTCGACGGCAACCGCATCGCGCTGGTGAAGGTGACGAAGGCCGAACCAGCCCCCACGTCCCAGGACTGA
- a CDS encoding CBS domain-containing protein, producing MHVTSLPFSRLLGRRVVDARGYPLGRLADLAAEVHPTRPRITGLLLDVDRPRVALIPWSAVAALEPQIRLSVDRAALQPRPLQPDEVPLREALLDKQVVDTHGLRVVKVNDLFLARSNGDLLLSGVDVGLTGLLRRLGLERPVRWVCARLRRPLSDHALPWTYVAALGGPVTPLKLSISRERLQAIHPADLADLLSEMDREERVEVMAALRDDVAAEVLEAADPEVQTHILRSLPADRASDILEEMEPDEAADVLGELPRETATELLDRMEPAAGAEVSRLLAYPPDSAGGRMTLNFIAVPAQWTAEQTITRLRELAPDAETIYYLYVVDDAGRLLGVLSLRRLLIADPQTPVTQLMTPDVVAVRANQSDETAAGLLAKYDLLAIPVLDAEDRLLGIITVDDVVDLLADRLGGRLPRRLERIRRRRE from the coding sequence GTGCATGTCACGTCGCTGCCGTTCAGCCGGCTTCTGGGACGGCGGGTCGTGGACGCCCGCGGCTATCCGCTGGGGCGGCTCGCGGACCTGGCGGCCGAGGTGCACCCCACACGGCCGCGCATCACGGGACTGCTGCTGGACGTCGACCGGCCGCGGGTGGCTCTCATCCCCTGGAGCGCGGTCGCCGCGCTGGAGCCCCAGATCAGGCTGAGCGTCGACCGCGCGGCGTTGCAGCCGCGTCCCCTGCAGCCCGACGAGGTCCCCCTGCGGGAAGCCCTGCTGGACAAGCAGGTCGTCGACACCCACGGGCTGCGCGTCGTGAAGGTGAACGATCTGTTCCTCGCCCGCAGCAACGGCGATCTGCTCCTCAGCGGCGTGGACGTCGGGCTCACGGGATTGCTGCGGCGGCTGGGGCTGGAACGCCCGGTCCGCTGGGTGTGCGCGCGGCTCCGGCGGCCGCTGTCTGACCACGCGCTCCCCTGGACCTACGTCGCGGCGCTCGGGGGTCCGGTGACGCCCCTCAAGCTGTCGATCTCGCGGGAACGCCTCCAGGCCATCCACCCGGCCGACCTGGCCGACCTGCTCAGCGAGATGGATCGCGAGGAGCGGGTGGAGGTGATGGCGGCGCTGCGCGACGACGTGGCCGCTGAGGTGCTGGAGGCGGCCGACCCCGAGGTGCAGACGCACATCCTCCGGTCGCTGCCCGCCGACCGCGCGTCGGACATCCTCGAGGAGATGGAGCCCGACGAGGCCGCCGACGTGCTGGGCGAGCTACCGCGCGAGACCGCCACGGAGCTGCTCGACCGCATGGAGCCCGCGGCGGGCGCCGAGGTCAGCCGGCTGCTGGCGTACCCGCCCGACTCCGCCGGCGGGCGCATGACCCTCAACTTCATCGCGGTACCCGCCCAGTGGACGGCGGAGCAGACGATCACCCGGCTGCGCGAGCTCGCGCCCGACGCCGAGACGATCTACTACCTGTACGTGGTCGACGACGCCGGCCGGCTGCTGGGCGTGCTCTCCCTGCGGCGCCTGTTGATCGCCGATCCCCAGACCCCCGTGACCCAGCTGATGACGCCCGACGTTGTGGCGGTCCGTGCCAACCAGAGCGACGAGACGGCTGCGGGGCTCCTCGCGAAGTACGACCTGCTGGCGATTCCGGTGCTCGACGCCGAGGACCGGCTGCTCGGCATCATCACCGTCGACGACGTCGTGGACCTGCTGGCTGACCGGCTGGGCGGCCGGCTGCCCCGCCGGTTGGAGCGCATCCGGCGGCGGCGGGAGTAG
- a CDS encoding DUF502 domain-containing protein, producing MRARLRTYLIAGLLVVLPAAVTVAVLRWLFRVLDSVLAPVFALAGLRVPGLGLLSGVALILLAGAMASNVLGRRLVEAFDRFMLRIPLARSVYAATKQLADSILHPNRMALKEAVLVEWPRKGLYTVGFVTGEGRGELRTVAGERIVNVFIMTTPNPTSGFVCLVPESQVVRLQMSIEDALKLVVSGGIVTPAEVGRPVPTGRFE from the coding sequence ATGCGCGCGCGGCTCCGGACCTACCTGATCGCCGGCCTGCTGGTGGTGCTCCCCGCCGCCGTCACCGTGGCGGTGCTGCGGTGGCTGTTCCGGGTGCTGGACAGCGTGCTGGCGCCCGTCTTCGCCCTGGCGGGCCTGCGCGTGCCCGGCCTGGGGCTGCTGAGCGGCGTGGCGCTCATCCTGCTCGCGGGCGCCATGGCCAGCAACGTGTTGGGGCGCCGTCTGGTCGAGGCCTTCGACCGGTTCATGCTGCGGATTCCGCTGGCCCGGTCGGTCTACGCTGCCACCAAGCAGCTGGCCGACTCCATCCTGCATCCCAACCGGATGGCCCTCAAGGAGGCCGTGCTGGTCGAGTGGCCGCGCAAAGGGCTCTACACCGTCGGCTTCGTCACCGGGGAGGGGCGCGGCGAGCTCCGGACGGTGGCTGGCGAGCGCATCGTGAACGTCTTCATCATGACCACGCCCAACCCCACCAGCGGGTTCGTGTGCCTGGTGCCGGAGAGCCAGGTGGTCCGCCTGCAGATGTCCATCGAGGACGCCCTGAAGCTGGTGGTCTCGGGCGGGATCGTGACGCCGGCCGAGGTCGGCCGTCCGGTGCCCACAGGGCGGTTCGAGTGA
- a CDS encoding deoxyguanosinetriphosphate triphosphohydrolase, whose amino-acid sequence MSRVRSVRAQTERWEEVALQPRAARAAASRGRVEPEPEDDLRTAFQRDRDRILHSKAFRRLAHKTQVFIAPEGDHYRTRLTHTLEVAQIARTIARALRLNEDLTEAIALAHDLGHPPFGHAGEAALDAAMAPWGGFRHDAQSLRVVERLERRRRADGSLAWGLNLTWEVRDGIAGHSKGLRDLQAADHGDPLPATLEGQVVRLADRIAYVHHDTDDAVRAGLIDERAVPEAVTAVLGPTRGRWLEVIVQDVVATSADAAVVDLSLPVRQALNALKDFLTTWVYRVAAALQEASRAQRLLEWLFQHYMAHPDALPSDVRAAAADEPLARVVCDFLAGMTDRYAIRTFTGLFVVQGVDGI is encoded by the coding sequence GTGTCGCGTGTGCGCTCGGTCCGCGCGCAGACCGAGCGGTGGGAGGAGGTGGCGCTGCAGCCCCGGGCGGCACGTGCCGCCGCGTCCCGCGGACGCGTGGAGCCCGAGCCGGAGGACGACCTGCGGACCGCGTTCCAGCGCGACCGGGACCGGATCCTGCACAGCAAGGCGTTCCGCCGCCTGGCGCACAAGACCCAGGTGTTCATCGCGCCCGAGGGCGACCACTACCGGACGCGCCTGACGCACACGCTGGAGGTGGCGCAGATCGCCCGCACGATCGCCCGCGCGCTGCGGCTCAACGAGGACCTCACCGAGGCGATCGCGCTGGCGCACGACCTCGGGCACCCGCCGTTTGGCCATGCGGGCGAAGCGGCCCTGGACGCGGCCATGGCGCCGTGGGGCGGCTTCCGGCACGATGCGCAGAGCCTGCGCGTGGTCGAGCGCCTCGAGCGCCGACGTCGCGCCGACGGCAGCCTGGCGTGGGGGTTGAACCTCACCTGGGAGGTCCGCGACGGCATCGCGGGCCACTCCAAGGGGTTGCGCGACCTGCAGGCCGCGGATCACGGTGATCCCCTGCCGGCGACGCTGGAGGGCCAGGTGGTGCGGCTGGCCGACCGCATCGCCTACGTGCACCACGACACCGACGACGCGGTGCGCGCCGGCCTCATCGACGAGAGGGCGGTGCCGGAAGCGGTCACCGCCGTGCTGGGCCCGACGCGCGGGCGCTGGCTGGAGGTGATCGTGCAGGACGTGGTGGCCACCAGCGCGGACGCCGCGGTGGTGGACCTGTCGCTACCGGTCCGGCAAGCCCTGAACGCCCTCAAGGACTTCCTGACGACGTGGGTCTACCGGGTGGCCGCGGCCCTGCAGGAAGCCAGCCGGGCCCAGCGGCTGCTCGAATGGTTGTTCCAGCACTACATGGCACACCCGGACGCCCTGCCGTCCGACGTCCGGGCGGCAGCGGCCGACGAGCCGCTGGCGCGCGTGGTGTGCGACTTCCTGGCGGGCATGACCGACCGGTACGCGATCCGGACGTTCACCGGGCTGTTCGTGGTGCAAGGGGTGGACGGCATCTAA
- the glyS gene encoding glycine--tRNA ligase subunit beta: MPELLVEVGAEELPPHALPAVLEQLAREAQAALQEARLEVREVQTTGTVRRLVLTAVLAAARQRDVVTVVRGPAARVAFDAQGRPTQAAVGFARAQGVPVEALQVRDLDGGRYVVAERHAPGRPAAVVLAEVLPGVLGRLVFPKMMRWNGDGVRFGRPIRWIVALLDRQVVPLSFAGVRAGRRTVGHRVLAPRAITLPQAAAYPAAMRQGRVILDPAARRARIARGATRLAAAVGGRPLLDAALLDELVWSIEHPTPLLGRFEERFARDLPRPVVLVTLQHHQKCFGVEGADGALLPAFIAVRDGGMAHLAAVRTGHEWVVHARLADARFFLEEDRRGTFDAWDAALARVAHGAGLGSMADHVERLARVAQWLAGAVGASADDRATVARAARLCKADLVTAMVGEFPELQGVVGRLYAEERGEPAAVAQAIEEHYWPKGPGEPLPATLPGALLAIADRAVLLAGAFLRGLEPTGSQDPYGLRRAASGIAVIAAERGLPLGLRSLFDEAMAAYAAPVDDRARAVEACVAFTLQRLRTWLEEQGIAYDTLDAVLAVGDDRPADLAARARALQAARRQPAMPRLATAFARASRILSQGTAADRVAPDLFVEPEEAELYRAWQEVAAIVEAEAAAGRYPAALEALVRLADPVDAFFDRVLVMAPDERLRGNRLALLRAVTQSFLRVADFGRLAG, from the coding sequence GTGCCTGAGCTGCTGGTCGAGGTCGGCGCCGAAGAGCTGCCCCCGCACGCGCTACCGGCCGTGCTCGAGCAGCTGGCGCGCGAAGCGCAGGCGGCGCTCCAGGAGGCGCGGCTCGAGGTGCGCGAGGTGCAGACTACCGGCACGGTGCGGCGTCTGGTGCTGACCGCGGTGCTGGCCGCAGCGCGGCAGCGGGACGTCGTCACGGTGGTGCGTGGCCCGGCCGCACGCGTGGCGTTCGACGCCCAGGGACGGCCCACCCAGGCGGCGGTGGGGTTCGCACGGGCCCAGGGGGTGCCCGTGGAGGCGCTGCAGGTGCGCGACCTGGACGGCGGGCGGTACGTGGTGGCGGAGCGTCACGCGCCCGGGCGCCCGGCCGCGGTGGTGCTGGCCGAGGTGCTCCCCGGCGTGCTCGGCCGGCTGGTCTTCCCCAAGATGATGCGGTGGAACGGCGACGGCGTCCGCTTCGGCCGGCCGATCCGGTGGATCGTGGCGCTGCTGGACCGGCAGGTGGTGCCGCTGAGCTTCGCCGGAGTCCGCGCAGGACGGCGCACCGTCGGCCATCGGGTGCTCGCGCCGCGCGCCATCACGCTGCCGCAGGCTGCGGCCTACCCGGCGGCCATGCGCCAGGGGCGGGTGATCCTCGATCCCGCCGCGCGGCGCGCCCGCATCGCGCGAGGCGCCACGCGCCTGGCTGCGGCTGTGGGCGGGCGCCCGCTGCTGGATGCCGCGTTGCTGGACGAGCTGGTGTGGTCGATCGAGCACCCCACGCCGCTGCTCGGGCGCTTCGAGGAGCGGTTCGCCAGGGACCTGCCGCGCCCGGTGGTGCTGGTGACGCTGCAGCACCACCAGAAGTGCTTTGGCGTGGAGGGCGCCGACGGCGCACTGCTGCCGGCGTTCATCGCCGTGCGCGACGGCGGCATGGCGCACCTGGCAGCGGTCCGCACCGGGCACGAGTGGGTCGTGCACGCGCGGCTGGCAGACGCGCGGTTCTTCCTCGAGGAGGACCGGCGCGGCACCTTCGACGCATGGGACGCGGCGCTGGCGCGCGTGGCCCACGGCGCGGGGCTGGGCTCGATGGCCGACCACGTGGAGCGCCTGGCCCGGGTTGCGCAGTGGCTGGCCGGCGCCGTCGGCGCGTCCGCGGACGACCGGGCGACGGTCGCGCGGGCCGCGCGCCTGTGCAAGGCGGACCTGGTGACGGCCATGGTGGGCGAGTTCCCCGAGCTCCAGGGCGTGGTGGGGCGTCTCTACGCCGAGGAGCGCGGAGAGCCTGCCGCGGTCGCGCAGGCCATCGAGGAGCACTACTGGCCCAAGGGGCCCGGCGAGCCTCTGCCCGCTACGCTCCCGGGCGCGCTGCTGGCCATCGCCGATCGGGCGGTGCTGCTGGCGGGGGCGTTCCTCCGAGGGTTGGAGCCGACGGGCTCGCAGGATCCCTACGGGCTGCGCCGTGCCGCCAGCGGGATCGCCGTGATCGCGGCCGAGCGGGGCCTGCCGCTTGGGTTGCGATCGTTGTTCGACGAGGCGATGGCGGCGTACGCCGCGCCGGTAGACGATCGGGCGCGGGCCGTGGAGGCCTGCGTGGCCTTCACGCTCCAGCGGCTGCGGACGTGGCTGGAAGAGCAGGGCATCGCGTATGATACCCTCGATGCCGTGCTGGCGGTGGGGGACGACCGGCCGGCGGATCTCGCCGCGCGAGCCCGGGCCCTCCAAGCCGCCCGTCGGCAACCCGCGATGCCGCGCCTGGCCACGGCATTTGCGCGGGCCTCACGCATCCTGTCGCAGGGGACGGCGGCCGACCGGGTCGCGCCGGACCTCTTCGTGGAGCCGGAGGAAGCAGAGCTGTATCGTGCCTGGCAGGAGGTGGCCGCGATCGTGGAGGCGGAGGCAGCGGCAGGGCGCTACCCGGCCGCCCTGGAAGCGCTGGTGCGGCTGGCCGACCCGGTCGACGCGTTCTTCGACCGGGTGCTCGTCATGGCGCCCGACGAGCGCCTGCGGGGCAACCGCCTGGCGCTGCTACGGGCCGTGACGCAGAGCTTCCTGCGCGTGGCAGACTTCGGACGGCTGGCAGGCTGA